A single Camelus bactrianus isolate YW-2024 breed Bactrian camel chromosome 1, ASM4877302v1, whole genome shotgun sequence DNA region contains:
- the MRPL39 gene encoding large ribosomal subunit protein mL39 isoform X1 has product MAKKWRSRAQTNRRTHPCKIELSHDLEDVIGGAGWADHEGLIATSPASQLSPTELIEMQNDLFNKEKNRQLSLTPRTEKIEVKHVGKTDPGTVFVMNKNISTPYSCAMHLSEWYCRKSILALVDGQPWDMYKPLTKSCEIKFLTFKDQDPGEVNKAYWRSCAMLMGCVIERAFKDGYVVSLVRAPEVPVMAGAFCYDVVLDKRLDEWTPTKENLRSFTKDAHALICKDLPFETLEVEAKVALEIFQHNKYKLDFIEEKASQNPERIVKLCRFGDFIDVSEGPLIPRTSVCFQYEVSAVHNLQATQPSLVRRFQGLSLPVHLRAHFTVWNKLLERSRKMVTEDQSKPAEGSATT; this is encoded by the exons ATGGCTAAAAAATGGAGAAGCCGGGCGCAGACCAACCGGAGAACTCACCCTTGCAAAATCGAATTAAGCCACGACCTAGAAGATGTCATCGGCGGGGCTGGCTGGGCTGACCACGAAG GACTTATAGCAACATCACCAGCTTCTCAGCTGTCACCGACAGAACTGATAGAAATGCAGAATGACCTctttaataaagagaaaaacagacagcTGTCATTAACTCCCCGAACTGAGAAGATTGAAGTTAAACACGTTGGGAAAACTGACCCGGGCACTGTCTTTGTGATGAATAAAAACATTTCAACTCCGTATAGCTGTGCGATGC ATTTAAGCGAGTGGTACTGCAGGAAGTCCATTCTGGCTCTTGTGGATGGACAGCCTTGGGACATGTATAAGCCTTTGACCAAGTCCTGTGAAATTAAATTTCTTACTTTCAAAGATCAAGATCCAGGAGAAGTAAATAAG GCTTACTGGCGTTCTTGTGCCATGTTGATGGGCTGTGTAATAGAGAGGGCATTCAAAGATGGATATGTGGTCAGTTTGGTCAGAGCTCCAGAAGTTCCTG TGATGGCTGGAGCCTTCTGCTATGATGTAGTTTTGGATAAGAGACTTGATGAGTGGACGCCAACGAAA gaGAACCTACGTTCCTTCACAAAAGATGCTCATGCTTTAATTTGTAAAGATCTTCCATTTGAAACTCTGGAAGTTGAAGCAAAAGTGGCATTAGAAATATTTCAACACAACAA GTACAAATTAGATTTCATAGAAGAGAAGGCATCTCAGAACCCTGAGAGAATAGTCAAACTATGCAg ATTTGGTGACTTCATTGATGTGAGTGAGGGCCCTCTTATTCCAAGAACGAGTGTTTGTTTCCAGTATGAAGTATCAGCGGTTCACAATCTTCAAGCCACCCAGCCGAGTCTTGTACGAAGATTCCAGGGTCTGTCTTTACCCGTGCACTTGAGA GCACATTTTACAGTATGGAATAAGCTATTGGAAAGATCTCGGAAAATG GTAACTGAAGATCAAAGTAAGCCTGCAGAGGGAAGTGCAACTACGTAA
- the MRPL39 gene encoding large ribosomal subunit protein mL39 isoform X2: MALGVWGLRLWRAAPGGAGRRLIATSPASQLSPTELIEMQNDLFNKEKNRQLSLTPRTEKIEVKHVGKTDPGTVFVMNKNISTPYSCAMHLSEWYCRKSILALVDGQPWDMYKPLTKSCEIKFLTFKDQDPGEVNKAYWRSCAMLMGCVIERAFKDGYVVSLVRAPEVPVMAGAFCYDVVLDKRLDEWTPTKENLRSFTKDAHALICKDLPFETLEVEAKVALEIFQHNKYKLDFIEEKASQNPERIVKLCRFGDFIDVSEGPLIPRTSVCFQYEVSAVHNLQATQPSLVRRFQGLSLPVHLRAHFTVWNKLLERSRKMVTEDQSKPAEGSATT; this comes from the exons ATGGCCTTGGGAGTCTGGGGGCTACGGCTCTGGCGGGCCGCCCCCGGCGGGGCTGGCCGGA GACTTATAGCAACATCACCAGCTTCTCAGCTGTCACCGACAGAACTGATAGAAATGCAGAATGACCTctttaataaagagaaaaacagacagcTGTCATTAACTCCCCGAACTGAGAAGATTGAAGTTAAACACGTTGGGAAAACTGACCCGGGCACTGTCTTTGTGATGAATAAAAACATTTCAACTCCGTATAGCTGTGCGATGC ATTTAAGCGAGTGGTACTGCAGGAAGTCCATTCTGGCTCTTGTGGATGGACAGCCTTGGGACATGTATAAGCCTTTGACCAAGTCCTGTGAAATTAAATTTCTTACTTTCAAAGATCAAGATCCAGGAGAAGTAAATAAG GCTTACTGGCGTTCTTGTGCCATGTTGATGGGCTGTGTAATAGAGAGGGCATTCAAAGATGGATATGTGGTCAGTTTGGTCAGAGCTCCAGAAGTTCCTG TGATGGCTGGAGCCTTCTGCTATGATGTAGTTTTGGATAAGAGACTTGATGAGTGGACGCCAACGAAA gaGAACCTACGTTCCTTCACAAAAGATGCTCATGCTTTAATTTGTAAAGATCTTCCATTTGAAACTCTGGAAGTTGAAGCAAAAGTGGCATTAGAAATATTTCAACACAACAA GTACAAATTAGATTTCATAGAAGAGAAGGCATCTCAGAACCCTGAGAGAATAGTCAAACTATGCAg ATTTGGTGACTTCATTGATGTGAGTGAGGGCCCTCTTATTCCAAGAACGAGTGTTTGTTTCCAGTATGAAGTATCAGCGGTTCACAATCTTCAAGCCACCCAGCCGAGTCTTGTACGAAGATTCCAGGGTCTGTCTTTACCCGTGCACTTGAGA GCACATTTTACAGTATGGAATAAGCTATTGGAAAGATCTCGGAAAATG GTAACTGAAGATCAAAGTAAGCCTGCAGAGGGAAGTGCAACTACGTAA